The Methanomassiliicoccus luminyensis B10 genome includes a window with the following:
- the cas4 gene encoding CRISPR-associated protein Cas4, translating to MESISASDLEKFCYCPLSWQLSKGADTTSDATRRGKEEHDALGNDLSEMVTKERRGALYEKVILWSSVLATALALTGLFFFYSDDLMLRWKVLGILALLWVIVAMYLLYRSTWEKEAIKKERSERLISVLAILAMIAALNGVPFFGISQDEALIYEAVALILLMCACVALYLSYYSEEDAKRIRRNMDVKGRVAYIGEGDDISRALRSKEHGLTGRPDYVLEMEGELVPVEVKTGRVPRGPLFSHILQVAAYCLILEEQGDKVSRGILRYGEVEHEIEYDEALRSLLLAKLEEMRRAIGTGEVHRNHERPGKCRSCSRRVRCPERLE from the coding sequence ACACCACCTCCGACGCCACTCGGAGAGGGAAGGAGGAGCACGACGCTCTCGGCAACGACCTCTCCGAGATGGTCACCAAGGAGCGCCGGGGCGCGCTCTACGAGAAGGTGATCCTGTGGTCCTCGGTCCTCGCTACCGCGCTAGCTCTGACCGGGCTGTTCTTCTTCTACTCCGACGACCTCATGCTGAGGTGGAAGGTATTGGGGATCCTGGCCCTGCTTTGGGTCATCGTCGCCATGTACCTCCTCTACCGCTCCACCTGGGAGAAGGAGGCAATAAAGAAGGAGAGAAGCGAAAGGCTCATCTCGGTCCTGGCCATCCTGGCGATGATCGCTGCGCTCAACGGGGTACCCTTCTTCGGCATCAGCCAGGACGAAGCCCTCATCTATGAGGCGGTGGCCCTCATCCTCCTGATGTGCGCATGCGTGGCGCTGTATCTGTCCTACTACTCCGAGGAGGACGCCAAGCGCATCCGGCGGAACATGGACGTGAAGGGAAGGGTGGCGTACATCGGGGAGGGCGACGATATCTCCAGGGCGCTGCGCTCCAAGGAGCACGGGCTCACCGGACGTCCGGACTACGTGCTGGAGATGGAGGGCGAGCTGGTTCCAGTGGAGGTGAAGACGGGGCGGGTGCCGAGAGGCCCGCTGTTCTCCCACATCCTCCAGGTCGCGGCGTACTGCCTCATCCTCGAGGAACAAGGCGACAAGGTCTCCCGCGGAATTCTACGGTACGGGGAGGTGGAGCACGAGATAGAGTACGACGAAGCGCTCCGGTCCTTGCTGCTGGCGAAGCTGGAGGAGATGCGCCGGGCCATCGGGACCGGCGAGGTGCATCGGAACCACGAGCGGCCCGGCAAGTGCCGCTCCTGCTCCCGCCGGGTCCGCTGCCCGGAACGACTGGAGTGA
- the mptA gene encoding GTP cyclohydrolase MptA has protein sequence MIRIQTDVQNRKLTNGFMLTRVGVTDVKKPVRVTRGGRTTTLFCSIDVFVDLPSTQKGSHLSRNLEAINEAVSRSNKEEVAGIEVIAAEICRTLRDKHEYSTYAEVHMIADYFMERPGPSGKITLEPFKIMAKATSRNSDGLKKMIGVQAIGMTACPCAMETVRELYKGSVVFDDDLPVITHNQRNVATVMIEVPEELDVEANDLLDVVEASFSSPTFELLKRADEAKVVLNAHQNPKFVEDVVRAVLTRLLEKYTDLPDDVVVTVRSESEESIHKHNAFAERVTTLGDLRK, from the coding sequence GTGATTCGTATTCAGACTGATGTTCAGAACCGCAAGCTGACCAACGGGTTCATGCTGACCCGGGTCGGCGTCACCGATGTCAAGAAGCCGGTCAGGGTCACCAGGGGAGGGAGGACCACCACGTTGTTCTGCTCCATCGACGTGTTCGTGGACCTGCCCTCCACCCAGAAGGGCTCGCACCTGTCCCGGAACCTCGAGGCCATCAATGAGGCGGTGTCCCGCAGCAACAAGGAAGAGGTGGCGGGCATAGAGGTCATCGCCGCGGAGATCTGCCGCACCCTCCGGGATAAGCATGAATACTCCACCTACGCCGAGGTGCACATGATCGCCGATTATTTCATGGAGCGGCCCGGTCCCAGCGGGAAGATCACCCTGGAACCGTTCAAGATCATGGCCAAGGCCACCAGCCGCAACTCCGACGGCCTGAAGAAGATGATCGGGGTGCAGGCCATCGGCATGACCGCCTGCCCCTGCGCCATGGAGACAGTGCGCGAGCTGTACAAAGGCAGCGTGGTGTTCGATGACGACCTACCCGTGATAACGCACAACCAGCGCAATGTGGCCACCGTGATGATCGAGGTGCCGGAGGAATTGGACGTGGAGGCCAACGACCTCCTCGACGTGGTGGAGGCGTCATTCTCCTCGCCCACCTTCGAGCTGCTGAAGCGGGCCGACGAGGCCAAGGTCGTGCTCAACGCCCACCAGAACCCCAAGTTCGTGGAGGATGTGGTCCGCGCGGTGCTGACCCGGCTCCTGGAGAAGTACACCGACCTGCCCGACGACGTGGTGGTGACGGTCAGAAGCGAGAGCGAGGAGTCCATCCACAAGCACAATGCCTTCGCCGAGAGGGTGACCACCCTCGGCGACCTCAGAAAGTGA
- the glpA gene encoding anaerobic glycerol-3-phosphate dehydrogenase subunit A: protein MGSTAKQSLAVEVLVIGGGATGAGVARDLAMRGAKVLLAESGDFSSGASGSNHGMLHSGARYAVKDPESARECAAENKVLKRVAGFCIEDTGGLFVSLPEDDETYPDRFLACCRSAGVEAGEIAAEEAADMEPLLNPEVRRAVEVNDASVDPFFLVWGNVESARDAGATVLNHCPVASMTVRDGRIERAVIGTGSGRRTVRPEIVVNAAGAWAGGVAALAGAELPVKVDKGTMVVFNGRLVNRLVNRLRPPSDGDILVPHRSATILGTTSGPGRLDGIRATEEEVERLLAQANRVMPGICSARAVRAYAGVRPLLAGGGEGREASRTFRVMDHREDGVDNLISVAGGKLTTYRLMAEKVSDAVMEHLGRSAACRTAREEIVPPGNKDAGSFRARLLLVKYGSAGDIIASFPSPRGAEDACSCEGVSQGELEYFAASPDVSSPGDLMRRTRAGMGFCQSGLCAFRLVSALGSQDPIADVREHLGERWKGVEPVLCGEQLRQEVFKAHLFKVYDIDHSRGVRH, encoded by the coding sequence ATGGGTAGCACAGCCAAGCAGTCGCTCGCGGTGGAGGTCCTGGTCATCGGGGGCGGCGCCACCGGGGCCGGGGTGGCCAGGGACCTGGCCATGCGGGGGGCCAAGGTCCTCCTGGCCGAGTCCGGGGACTTCTCTTCAGGAGCTTCCGGCTCCAATCACGGCATGCTGCACAGCGGGGCCCGCTACGCGGTGAAGGACCCCGAGTCCGCCAGGGAATGCGCCGCGGAGAACAAGGTGCTCAAGCGCGTGGCCGGGTTCTGTATCGAGGACACCGGAGGCCTGTTCGTGTCCCTGCCCGAGGACGACGAGACCTATCCCGACCGGTTCCTGGCCTGCTGCCGCTCCGCCGGAGTGGAGGCGGGGGAGATCGCCGCGGAGGAGGCCGCGGACATGGAGCCCCTCCTCAACCCGGAGGTGCGCAGGGCGGTGGAGGTGAACGACGCGTCCGTCGACCCGTTCTTCTTGGTATGGGGGAACGTGGAATCGGCCCGGGACGCCGGCGCGACGGTGCTCAATCATTGCCCGGTCGCCTCGATGACGGTGAGGGACGGGCGGATCGAGAGAGCGGTCATCGGGACGGGGAGCGGACGTAGGACGGTGAGGCCGGAGATCGTCGTCAACGCGGCGGGGGCATGGGCCGGCGGGGTCGCCGCCCTCGCCGGCGCGGAGCTGCCGGTGAAAGTGGACAAGGGCACCATGGTGGTGTTCAACGGCCGCCTGGTCAACCGCCTGGTCAACCGCCTGAGGCCGCCCTCCGACGGCGACATCCTGGTGCCGCACCGCTCCGCCACCATCCTGGGCACGACCTCCGGCCCCGGCCGCCTCGATGGCATCCGGGCCACCGAGGAAGAGGTCGAGCGTCTCCTCGCACAGGCTAACAGGGTGATGCCCGGCATATGCTCCGCCCGCGCGGTCAGGGCGTACGCGGGGGTACGCCCGTTGCTGGCGGGAGGAGGGGAGGGCCGGGAGGCCTCCCGGACCTTCAGGGTGATGGACCATCGCGAGGACGGCGTGGACAACCTAATCAGCGTGGCGGGAGGGAAGCTGACCACCTACCGGCTCATGGCCGAGAAGGTCTCCGACGCGGTCATGGAGCACCTCGGGCGGTCGGCGGCGTGCCGCACCGCCAGGGAGGAGATCGTGCCCCCTGGCAACAAAGATGCGGGTTCGTTCCGCGCCAGGCTCCTCCTCGTGAAGTACGGCTCGGCGGGCGACATCATCGCCTCCTTCCCGTCCCCGCGGGGCGCCGAGGACGCCTGCTCCTGCGAGGGGGTCTCCCAGGGAGAGCTGGAGTATTTCGCCGCGTCCCCCGACGTATCGTCCCCCGGGGACCTCATGAGGCGGACCAGGGCGGGCATGGGCTTCTGCCAGTCCGGCCTGTGCGCCTTCAGGCTGGTGTCCGCGCTGGGCTCCCAGGACCCCATCGCCGACGTGCGGGAGCACCTCGGCGAGAGGTGGAAGGGCGTGGAGCCAGTGCTCTGCGGCGAGCAGCTCCGGCAGGAGGTCTTCAAGGCGCATCTGTTCAAGGTGTACGACATCGATCACTCCAGGGGGGTGAGGCATTGA
- a CDS encoding SCP2 sterol-binding domain-containing protein encodes MTVEPLIQDLINRFNDKVDTDEKLRTELNGMDKKVLVDLETEVYNFHLASSKIQNLNTGSIDAPDITVMSDIETFRGIIEGKIKPMKAFALRKVKIKGNIDDVLRLRKLF; translated from the coding sequence ATGACTGTGGAACCCCTCATTCAGGACCTTATCAACAGATTCAACGACAAGGTGGACACCGACGAGAAATTGCGCACCGAGCTGAACGGGATGGACAAGAAGGTGCTAGTCGATCTGGAGACCGAGGTCTATAACTTCCATCTTGCCAGCAGCAAGATCCAGAACCTCAACACCGGGAGCATAGACGCCCCTGATATCACCGTCATGTCCGACATCGAGACCTTTCGGGGCATCATCGAGGGGAAGATCAAGCCCATGAAGGCCTTCGCGTTGCGGAAAGTAAAGATCAAGGGCAACATAGACGACGTCCTGCGCTTGCGGAAGCTGTTCTGA
- the rnhB gene encoding ribonuclease HII encodes MICGVDEAGRGPVMGPLVIAAVMVDTDAGLKELKVKDSKLLTRQKREALAPRIREVARVEVKVLSAEHIDKFRTDDSLNMLEAMAFAELIEIMSPDLAIVDAADVVEERFGKMIMDNMRCRPEMVCKHKADVNYPVVSAASIIAKTVRDGIMDDIGKELGQPVGSGYPNDETTRSFLEKWIRENKDFPPHTRRSWRTAKEIYSLSSVTRLTDWTDNR; translated from the coding sequence GTGATCTGCGGGGTGGACGAGGCGGGCCGGGGGCCGGTGATGGGACCCCTGGTCATCGCGGCGGTCATGGTGGACACCGACGCCGGGCTGAAGGAACTGAAGGTAAAGGACTCCAAGCTTCTAACCCGCCAGAAGAGGGAGGCACTGGCCCCCCGCATCCGCGAGGTGGCGAGGGTGGAGGTGAAAGTGCTGTCCGCGGAGCACATCGACAAGTTCCGGACCGACGACTCCCTCAATATGCTGGAGGCCATGGCCTTCGCCGAACTCATCGAGATCATGTCGCCGGACCTGGCCATCGTGGACGCCGCCGATGTGGTGGAGGAGCGCTTCGGCAAGATGATCATGGACAACATGCGGTGCCGGCCGGAGATGGTGTGCAAGCACAAGGCCGATGTGAACTACCCGGTCGTCTCGGCGGCCTCCATCATAGCCAAGACCGTGAGGGACGGCATCATGGACGACATCGGGAAGGAGCTAGGCCAGCCAGTAGGGTCGGGGTACCCGAACGACGAGACCACCAGGTCGTTCCTGGAAAAGTGGATAAGGGAGAACAAGGATTTCCCGCCCCATACCAGAAGGTCCTGGAGGACCGCCAAGGAAATATATTCCCTGAGCAGTGTAACGAGATTAACGGATTGGACGGATAACCGATGA
- the glmS gene encoding glutamine--fructose-6-phosphate transaminase (isomerizing), with translation MCGIIGYAGPRNAQEVLLDGLRRLEYRGYDSAGVAIVGSGLQVFKDKGEISKLYTSMPEIRGNLGVGHTRWATCGKPSKQNAHPFVDCTNQTAVVHNGIIENYQALRKQLTDEGHKFTSETDTEVLVHLLEKHYRGNLRAALISALKEVKGTYAVVALRTDSNEIVAARKENPLVVGLGVGENILASDVTAMLNYTQKALYVMDGETVSLTADKVTIYDRNNDVVVREPSTISWTIEDAQKGGFEHYMLKEIYEQPTAIHNSLLGSLDEIMSEGSLVDQDFGAVKLVACGTSYHASMVGKYIIEALAKIPVTVELASEYRYSPGTGENPLTVMVTQSGETADTLAAAREAKRRGCHTLAVTNVVGSTIAREVDSVFYTKAGPEIGVAATKTYSTQLMAMYLLGLRLGYLRKAMGRDEIRSLSSELRSMPQYVRGVLDRASEVDDSTDMLVEARDVFFLGRNINYPTMLEGALKLKEISYIHAEGYAAGELKHGPLALLDASTPVVAACIKDHTYEKMLSNISETAARDSPILAIGEEGDEELLAVADKLVTIPHVAPILSPVPLTVVVQLIAYYAAKKRGCPIDKPRNLAKSVTVD, from the coding sequence ATGTGCGGCATCATAGGATATGCGGGCCCCCGGAACGCGCAAGAGGTCCTCCTGGACGGTTTGAGGAGGCTGGAGTACCGGGGTTATGATTCCGCGGGAGTGGCTATCGTCGGCAGCGGGCTGCAGGTCTTCAAGGACAAGGGGGAGATCTCCAAGCTCTACACCTCCATGCCCGAGATACGCGGGAACTTGGGGGTCGGGCACACCAGGTGGGCCACTTGCGGGAAGCCCTCCAAGCAGAACGCCCATCCCTTCGTGGACTGCACCAATCAGACCGCCGTCGTCCACAACGGGATCATCGAGAACTATCAGGCCCTGAGGAAGCAGCTCACCGATGAAGGCCACAAGTTCACTTCTGAGACCGACACGGAGGTGCTGGTACACCTGCTGGAGAAGCATTACCGGGGCAACCTCCGCGCCGCCCTGATAAGCGCGCTGAAGGAGGTCAAGGGCACCTACGCGGTGGTGGCCCTCAGGACCGACAGCAACGAGATCGTGGCGGCGCGGAAGGAGAACCCCCTGGTGGTCGGCCTGGGAGTGGGGGAGAACATTTTGGCCTCCGACGTCACGGCCATGCTGAACTATACCCAGAAGGCGCTGTACGTGATGGACGGGGAGACGGTGTCCCTCACCGCCGACAAGGTGACCATCTACGACCGGAACAACGACGTGGTGGTCCGCGAGCCCAGCACAATCTCTTGGACCATCGAGGACGCCCAGAAGGGCGGCTTCGAGCACTACATGCTCAAGGAGATATACGAGCAGCCCACTGCCATCCACAACTCGCTCCTGGGCAGCCTGGACGAGATAATGTCCGAGGGCTCCCTGGTCGACCAGGACTTCGGGGCGGTGAAGCTGGTGGCCTGTGGCACCTCGTACCACGCCTCCATGGTGGGGAAGTACATCATCGAGGCTTTGGCCAAGATACCGGTCACCGTCGAGCTGGCTTCCGAGTACCGCTATTCGCCCGGCACCGGGGAGAACCCCCTCACCGTGATGGTCACGCAGTCCGGGGAGACGGCCGACACTTTGGCGGCAGCGAGGGAGGCCAAGCGGAGGGGCTGCCACACGCTCGCGGTGACGAATGTGGTCGGCTCCACCATCGCCCGCGAGGTCGACTCGGTGTTCTACACCAAGGCGGGGCCGGAGATCGGCGTCGCCGCCACCAAGACCTACTCCACCCAGCTCATGGCCATGTACCTTCTCGGGCTGAGGCTGGGGTACCTGCGCAAGGCCATGGGGAGGGACGAGATCCGCAGCCTGTCCTCCGAGCTTAGATCGATGCCCCAGTACGTCAGGGGGGTCCTGGACCGCGCCTCCGAGGTGGATGATTCCACCGACATGCTGGTGGAGGCCAGGGACGTGTTCTTCCTCGGCCGCAACATCAACTACCCCACCATGCTGGAAGGGGCCCTGAAGCTCAAGGAGATATCCTACATCCACGCCGAGGGCTACGCCGCGGGGGAGCTGAAGCACGGCCCCCTGGCACTTCTGGATGCCTCCACTCCGGTGGTGGCGGCGTGCATCAAGGACCACACCTACGAGAAGATGCTGTCCAACATCTCGGAGACGGCGGCGAGGGACAGCCCGATACTGGCGATCGGCGAGGAGGGGGACGAGGAACTGTTGGCGGTGGCCGACAAGCTCGTTACCATACCGCACGTGGCGCCGATACTTTCCCCGGTCCCCCTGACGGTAGTGGTGCAGCTCATAGCGTACTACGCGGCCAAGAAGAGGGGCTGCCCCATAGACAAGCCCAGGAACCTGGCCAAGAGCGTCACCGTGGATTGA
- the glmU gene encoding bifunctional sugar-1-phosphate nucleotidylyltransferase/acetyltransferase, giving the protein MVLAAGEGTRLRPFTISRPKGMISVGNRPIMEYIVEALVQNDVKDIVMVVGYRRDTILSHFEDGRKFGARIKYVVQEKQLGTAQALALASKDLDGAGFMVVAGDNLIDARTVADLLGKKNGSSMMVTESENPSKYGVVKVEGGKVVGIVEKPEWKIGNIINTGVYYFTADMLKVFKDQEFAVERGITQVLAPVVKDVNLSAVPTSGKWIDAVYPWDLLDVNAAALEFHGQGVGGTIEPGVTLKGAVSIGAGTRIRSGCYIEGPVSIGEGCDIGPNVTILSSTSIGDGVQVEPFTFIQHSLVMNNVRIGSHSHFSHSVLGDGVKTRAGVFAPSGGCSARVDRDTFNLPNVGALIGQDSTVGSRVVISPGAVIGTNCQIEDGVVVRRNLDNRSVVV; this is encoded by the coding sequence GTGGTTCTTGCAGCAGGAGAAGGGACGAGGCTTCGTCCCTTCACCATTTCCAGGCCGAAGGGCATGATATCAGTGGGGAACCGGCCGATCATGGAGTACATCGTCGAGGCGCTGGTCCAGAACGATGTGAAGGACATTGTGATGGTGGTCGGCTACCGCCGCGATACCATCCTGTCGCACTTCGAGGACGGCCGGAAGTTCGGCGCCCGCATCAAGTACGTGGTCCAGGAGAAGCAGCTGGGGACCGCCCAAGCCCTCGCGCTCGCCAGCAAGGACCTCGACGGCGCCGGCTTCATGGTGGTGGCGGGGGACAACCTCATCGACGCCCGCACGGTGGCGGACCTGCTGGGAAAGAAGAACGGTTCGTCCATGATGGTCACCGAGAGCGAGAACCCCTCGAAGTACGGCGTGGTAAAGGTCGAGGGCGGGAAGGTCGTCGGCATCGTGGAGAAGCCCGAGTGGAAGATCGGGAATATCATCAATACGGGAGTTTACTACTTCACCGCCGATATGCTCAAGGTGTTCAAGGACCAAGAGTTCGCGGTGGAGCGTGGGATCACCCAGGTATTGGCGCCGGTGGTCAAGGACGTCAACCTCAGCGCGGTGCCCACTTCCGGCAAGTGGATCGACGCGGTGTATCCGTGGGACCTCCTGGATGTCAACGCGGCGGCCCTGGAGTTCCACGGGCAGGGCGTGGGCGGCACCATCGAGCCCGGGGTCACCCTCAAGGGGGCGGTGTCCATCGGTGCGGGCACCCGCATCAGGTCGGGGTGCTACATCGAGGGTCCCGTCAGCATCGGCGAGGGCTGCGACATCGGGCCGAACGTGACCATACTGTCGTCCACCAGCATAGGGGACGGGGTGCAGGTCGAGCCGTTCACCTTTATCCAGCATAGCCTGGTCATGAACAACGTGCGCATCGGTTCTCACTCTCATTTCTCGCACTCGGTCCTCGGCGACGGGGTCAAGACCCGGGCGGGGGTGTTCGCCCCCTCCGGCGGCTGTTCCGCCAGGGTGGACCGGGATACTTTCAACCTCCCCAACGTGGGGGCGCTGATCGGACAGGACTCCACCGTCGGTTCGCGGGTGGTCATATCTCCCGGCGCGGTCATAGGGACCAATTGCCAGATTGAGGATGGGGTCGTGGTGAGGAGAAACCTCGACAACAGGAGCGTAGTGGTCTGA
- a CDS encoding DUF1622 domain-containing protein — MAILSTPLISAAFDIAETMLAYFGAIIITYGGVRAVISSLRLELKHPAHLSFKEIRGGFASRIILGLDFLIASDILSTIGNPGFNEVLVLGAIVLIRTVLTIILSQETKDIDRQRDEFIHRT; from the coding sequence GTGGCGATCCTCTCCACCCCCCTTATATCCGCGGCCTTCGACATCGCGGAGACGATGCTGGCATATTTCGGCGCTATCATCATCACCTACGGAGGGGTGCGGGCAGTGATATCGTCATTGCGGCTGGAGCTGAAGCACCCCGCGCACTTATCGTTCAAGGAGATCAGGGGCGGGTTCGCCTCCCGAATCATCCTGGGGCTCGATTTCCTCATCGCCAGCGACATCCTCTCTACCATCGGCAACCCCGGCTTCAACGAGGTCCTGGTCCTGGGGGCCATCGTGCTGATCCGGACAGTGCTCACCATCATACTATCCCAGGAGACCAAGGACATCGACCGGCAGAGGGACGAGTTCATCCACCGCACGTGA
- a CDS encoding PAS domain S-box protein, translated as MSRSDNVEVNTSRVDGEEGGVIKVLLVEDNQGDTAFMREMLEASRPPRFEIVSVSRLQEALERTTEWQPDVILLDLGLPDSRGLGTLGKMVGRSLDIPIVVLTGVADEGVVAEAMKMGAQDYLVKGQVERDGLERSIRYAIQRKKAMEEIRESNRRYTSLFQDNGAVMIIVDPVTSFIVDANQAASDFYGYDLSTLRTMKITEINQLPPEQAYERMGLASSRDQNHFFFRHRLANGQVRDVEVYTGPIALHSKTLLYSIVHDITDRKRAEEERERLAREMERQSNLLKAMIDNTPAGILVLSGMTLGIKWVNGSFPQGRKRPLPVPDLIGRPLQDVIEWANGSSITALIQSVMNDQRSSVSTEMEFKDPADGNSTFWHLTVVPISSGGPLQDVMLTVVDMTEQVNARRRMEEMAARSDAERRRLKTILDSLPVGVIVADASGRTIEKNEIVDKIWGGRAPLPESIKGYRDFKAWWADTGMNVRPEEWAISRALSKGETPVGETMDILRFDGTRGTILSSASPIRDAGGRLLGGVAVMQDITRQRKLEHDAIEAKEQAELYIDLLSHDISNMNTAIAGYLQMALDKMDISEANKQYFIKPLDILENSSRLIENVRKIQQVESHESKHGLVDLGWLLEDVRMEYEHYPGRDVKITYKPSIKRFVMGSDLLKDVFVNLVSNSIKHSVGPVEIAIVMTKAFEDGREYYKVVVEDDGPGIPDDLKVKLFQRKQRGKTKATGTGLGLYLVKKLVEESNGRVWVEDRVPGDYSKGARFAVLLPSVTTDPRSAM; from the coding sequence ATGAGCCGGTCCGATAACGTCGAGGTGAACACCTCCCGGGTCGACGGTGAGGAAGGCGGGGTCATCAAGGTCCTGCTGGTCGAGGACAACCAGGGGGACACGGCGTTCATGAGGGAGATGCTGGAGGCCAGCCGCCCGCCCCGGTTCGAGATCGTTTCGGTCTCCCGCTTGCAGGAAGCGCTGGAGAGGACGACGGAATGGCAGCCGGACGTAATCCTGCTGGACCTCGGCCTGCCGGACTCCCGCGGCCTGGGAACATTGGGAAAGATGGTAGGCCGCTCTCTCGACATCCCCATCGTGGTCCTCACCGGCGTCGCCGACGAGGGCGTGGTCGCCGAGGCCATGAAGATGGGCGCCCAGGACTACCTTGTCAAGGGCCAGGTGGAGCGGGACGGCCTCGAGCGGTCCATAAGGTACGCCATCCAGCGCAAGAAGGCGATGGAGGAGATCAGGGAGAGCAACCGGCGGTACACCAGCCTGTTCCAGGATAACGGCGCCGTCATGATCATCGTGGACCCTGTGACCTCGTTCATCGTCGACGCGAACCAGGCGGCCTCTGACTTCTACGGGTACGACCTAAGCACCCTGCGGACCATGAAGATCACCGAGATCAACCAGCTGCCCCCCGAGCAGGCATACGAGAGAATGGGGCTGGCCTCCTCCCGCGACCAGAACCACTTCTTCTTCCGACACCGCCTGGCCAACGGGCAGGTGAGGGACGTGGAGGTCTACACCGGCCCGATCGCCCTTCACAGCAAGACGCTCCTGTACTCGATCGTCCACGACATCACCGACCGCAAGAGGGCCGAGGAGGAGAGGGAGCGGCTGGCCAGGGAGATGGAGCGGCAGAGCAACCTGCTTAAGGCCATGATCGACAACACTCCAGCGGGCATCCTGGTCCTCAGCGGGATGACATTGGGGATCAAGTGGGTCAACGGCTCCTTCCCGCAGGGCCGCAAGAGGCCTTTGCCCGTGCCCGACCTGATCGGCAGGCCGCTGCAGGACGTCATCGAGTGGGCGAACGGGAGCAGCATCACCGCCCTGATACAATCGGTGATGAACGACCAGAGGTCCAGCGTCAGCACCGAGATGGAGTTCAAAGACCCCGCCGACGGGAACAGCACCTTCTGGCATCTGACGGTGGTCCCCATATCTTCCGGCGGGCCGCTCCAGGACGTGATGCTGACCGTCGTAGACATGACCGAGCAGGTCAACGCCCGCCGGCGCATGGAGGAGATGGCGGCGAGGTCGGACGCGGAAAGGAGGCGGCTTAAGACGATCCTCGACAGCCTGCCGGTCGGCGTCATCGTCGCCGACGCCTCGGGCCGCACCATCGAGAAGAACGAGATCGTGGACAAGATCTGGGGAGGACGCGCCCCTCTGCCGGAGAGCATCAAGGGGTACCGCGATTTCAAGGCATGGTGGGCCGACACCGGCATGAACGTCCGACCGGAGGAGTGGGCCATCTCCCGCGCCCTCAGCAAGGGGGAGACCCCAGTTGGCGAGACCATGGACATCCTGCGGTTCGACGGGACCAGAGGCACCATCCTCAGCTCCGCGTCCCCCATACGGGACGCCGGCGGCAGGCTCCTGGGCGGGGTCGCGGTCATGCAGGACATCACCCGGCAGAGAAAGCTGGAGCACGATGCCATCGAGGCCAAGGAGCAGGCGGAGCTGTACATCGATCTGCTGTCCCACGATATCAGCAATATGAACACCGCTATCGCAGGATATCTCCAGATGGCGCTGGACAAGATGGACATCTCGGAGGCCAACAAGCAGTACTTCATCAAGCCGCTGGACATCCTGGAGAACAGCAGCCGCCTCATCGAGAACGTCCGCAAGATCCAGCAGGTGGAGAGCCATGAGTCCAAGCACGGGCTGGTGGACCTGGGCTGGCTCCTGGAGGATGTGAGGATGGAGTACGAGCACTACCCCGGCAGGGACGTCAAGATCACCTACAAGCCCTCCATCAAGAGGTTCGTTATGGGCAGCGACCTGCTCAAGGACGTGTTCGTGAACCTGGTCAGCAACTCCATCAAGCACTCCGTAGGGCCGGTGGAGATCGCCATCGTCATGACCAAGGCCTTCGAGGACGGCAGGGAGTACTACAAGGTTGTAGTGGAGGACGACGGGCCGGGCATACCCGACGACCTGAAGGTCAAGCTGTTCCAGAGAAAGCAAAGGGGAAAGACGAAAGCGACCGGCACTGGCCTGGGCCTCTACCTGGTGAAGAAGCTGGTGGAGGAGTCGAACGGCAGGGTGTGGGTGGAGGACAGGGTCCCCGGGGATTATTCCAAGGGGGCTAGATTCGCGGTCCTGCTGCCTTCTGTCACCACCGACCCGCGTTCGGCGATGTGA